A window of Saccharomyces eubayanus strain FM1318 chromosome XII, whole genome shotgun sequence contains these coding sequences:
- the BUR2 gene encoding Bur2p, translating into MSASSPRGGVATTPSLPRPTNNASPPPASNGFNARTLWPDLIETPENQWVFECKEIIEKIGTDEPIALEMKRNMEKCLMYFYTLKKKLNLFDHTYTASCILFYRYWFVYGIPTTITECIHISQGILVTACKTMENNRPIEAYVKATCDFLMQNIPSLKSRTNIDKLKWEFRDKLVTNEKKILCSFGFDLNIGNPKELIEEIFSGYYRFNRDHNLPDTFKKAFPKILQESRNFMVQAVTQPVSLLCDGYTFIALSLIYCGLEYKKLVDKDFKYPKNFFRDRFPIEVTSANFANIFTDYKLLEENFFTLKSNKGAKLQIDSGMVDSVIDESNGEESGALKLSDPFNYELIRSGEVKEEFLSHIETRVNDLIEKAKQESTKRKANEPITASDAKKQKI; encoded by the coding sequence atgtcTGCTTCATCTCCAAGGGGTGGCGTGGCCACGACCCCCAGTTTGCCAAGGCCAACGAATAATGCATCGCCACCGCCAGCATCGAATGGATTCAATGCAAGAACTCTGTGGCCGGATCTGATAGAAACTCCAGAAAACCAGTGGGTTTTTGAGTGCaaagaaattattgaaaaaatcggCACCGATGAACCGATCGCActggaaatgaaaagaaatatggAAAAATGCTTGATGTATTTTTACACACttaagaagaaattgaatcTGTTTGATCATACATACACCGCATCGTGCATTCTGTTTTACAGATATTGGTTTGTATACGGAATACCAACCACCATCACGGAATGCATCCATATATCGCAAGGAATCCTGGTCACGGCATGTAAAACGATGGAGAATAATAGGCCTATCGAGGCCTATGTCAAGGCCACTTGTGACTTTTTGATGCAGAATATACCATCCTTGAAGAGTCGAACAAATATCGATAAACTTAAATGGGAATTTAGAGATAAACTAGTaactaatgaaaaaaaaatactttgtTCATTCGGATTCGATTTGAATATTGGTAATCCAAAGGAACTAATCGAAGAGATATTTAGTGGCTATTACAGATTTAACAGAGATCACAACCTGCCGGatactttcaaaaaagcCTTCccaaaaattcttcaagaatCAAGAAACTTCATGGTGCAAGCTGTCACCCAGCCTGTTTCTTTGTTATGCGACGGTTACACATTCATTGCGTTATCTCTCATATATTGCGGTCTGGAGTATAAAAAGCTGGTTGACAAAGATTTCAAGTACCcgaagaatttttttaggGATAGATTCCCTATTGAAGTGACGTCTGCTAACTTCGCCAACATCTTTACGGACTATAAGTTACTGGAGGagaatttctttactttgAAAAGTAACAAAGGCGCCAAATTGCAAATTGATTCAGGTATGGTCGATTCAGTGATTGACGAAAGTAACGGTGAAGAAAGTGGAGCTTTGAAACTTTCGGATCCCTTCAATTACGAATTGATCAGATCCGGCGAAGTAAAGGAAGAGTTTTTATCTCATATTGAAACGAGGGTTAATGACCTAATAGAAAAGGCTAAGCAGGAAAGTACGAAGAGAAAGGCCAACGAGCCTATAACGGCTTCAGATGCtaagaaacagaaaatatgA
- the ADY4 gene encoding Ady4p — MSIDVDYQFFKKSLRKEFKKTTKIILKLQEYDGNVLRDFLALYIPYNAVFYNLVIMQKGSSLRIQTNYLFKLELSKILNFNLAMGPKHIIKILKKEKVDLETINRLKLVLYIKLFQGIFSHVDENYNLAFQSFRWCLQFIAYSKRAKLFTSIQGEQIWKFYELCELFVSLLCCHCFLIDLKENKELVGDNLKNFIKRQNSGCSHDFDLNEEKKSLQWHRTLDEIDVIDALYCASFDSMDKCTLEFSKANENFVLSQFFQHCAEIEEMLAILKSKIWECESDEFGFKIGLLINNNHMNEMIQKNILSITFKLDKDPQIIFCLNKILQGLLLSSGVQFKVIQFFYVLKLYYMQDDESSEETPSRMDKLTIECLTIVENLIDACDNPDEVSDFQLPKVLLTSMQGKLLVAEKTFEGDDASETIDGYHPHIYQFKHPKILIDKMKSKFKEKLHLDSFQDQETDDYWIEYWKYCYQDNIGNIPETLSYAYEAFIEAGT; from the coding sequence atgaGTATAGACGTCGattatcaattttttaaaaaaagtttaaGAAAAGAGTttaagaaaacaacaaagatCATTTTAAAGTTACAAGAATACGATGGTAACGTATTGAGAGATTTTCTGGCTCTCTATATACCATACAACGCAGTTTTTTATAACCTTGTTATTATGCAAAAGGGGTCATCTTTGAGAATTCAAACCAATTATCTGTTCAAACTAGAATTGAGCAAGATTTTAAACTTTAATCTTGCAATGGGCCCAAAACATATTATCAAGAtactgaaaaaagagaaggtCGACCTGGAAACGATAAACAGACTAAAATTGGTGCTGTATATAAAATTATTCCAAGGAATATTTAGCCATGTGGATGAAAACTATAACCTGGCATTCCAATCGTTTCGCTGGTGTTTACAATTCATTGCGTACTcaaaaagagcaaaattATTTACAAGCATTCAAGGTGAacaaatttggaaattttatGAACTTTGTGAACTATTTGTGTCCTTACTGTGTTGCCATTGCTTCCTgattgatttgaaagagaacAAAGAATTGGTAGGCGATAATctaaaaaactttataaaACGACAAAACTCCGGCTGTTCCCACGActttgatttgaatgaggaaaagaaatcgcTCCAATGGCATCGGACATTGGATGAGATAGATGTTATTGACGCATTATACTGCGCTAGTTTCGACTCAATGGATAAGTGTACTCTCgagttttcaaaagctaATGAGAACTTTGTGTTAAGTCAGTTTTTCCAGCATTGTGCAGAAATTGAGGAGATGCTAGCCATcttgaaaagtaaaatttGGGAGTGTGAGAGTGACGAATTCGGTTTCAAGATTGGGTTGTTGATAAACAATAACCATATGAATGaaatgattcaaaaaaacatcttGTCGATAACTTTCAAACTTGATAAGGATCCTCAAATTATATTTTGcttaaataaaattttacaGGGTTTATTACTTTCATCAGGGGTTCAATTCAAAGTTATCCAATTCTTTTACGTATTAAAACTATACTATATGCAAGATGATGAATCCTCAGAAGAAACCCCATCCAGAATGGATAAGTTGACCATTGAATGCCTGACTATTGTTGAGAACCTGATTGATGCCTGTGACAACCCTGATGAAGTATCGGATTTTCAATTACCCAAAGTACTTTTAACCTCTATGCAAGGAAAATTACTTGTTGCcgaaaaaacttttgaaggTGATGACGCTTCAGAAACTATTGATGGTTACCATCCTCATATTTATCAGTTTAAACATCCTAAAATATTGATAgataaaatgaaatcaaaatttaaGGAGAAATTGCACCTAGATTCAtttcaagatcaagaaaCAGATGACTACTGGATTGAGTACTGGAAATACTGCTATCAGGATAATATAGGAAATATACCTGAAACGTTGTCATATGCCTACGAAGCCTTCATCGAAGCCGGCACTTGA
- the IFH1 gene encoding Ifh1p, producing MVGKKSPRKSTVNHSTHSGKLPANIKRLIKKGESKMNLKQSPPPMLGTTRPRRFSLIYSSESSLSDVSDSDKNKSTNQHNNKKKAKNISNNSQGKKSKLIQRQSDNDEEGTESSDYQVITNDEESENTAVKDSEEEDDNDDDEDDDSDSDSDSDSDSETSSDDENIDFVKLTAQRKKRAMKALSAMNTNNTTAFSSRDNSNKIKSTTTSPSKQQPQPQPQQSQAQDQQPRRKEPEGPNTTQKALAFKFKKEGDGISFGNGSEEYNEDIGEEVLELKNKNGKDNEEQETSPKVALGNDDELRFPNISESDESEYDIDQDAYFDVINNEDSHGEIDTDLETGDDDFPILEEEEQNIVSELQNDDQLSFDGSIHEEGSDPVDDAENKFLQNEYNQENGYDEEDDEEDEIMSDFDMPFYEDPKFANLYYYGDGSEPKLSLSTSLPLMLNDEKLSKLKKKEAKKREQEERKQRRKLYKKTQKPSTKTTSNVDNDEYIFDVFFQSDDENGDNNNAKKKNKHKSENKDAIKHKDKGLRLIEPNDKSEPPLHHMGQGSRMSDSSDDEYDNILLDVAHMPSDDEHSESEASHDADTDEELRALDSDSLDIGTELDDYCEDDDDDDDDDSSVTNVFIDIDDLDPDSFYFHYDDSDDSSSVSGSNSDQKNQDESKDCKHDLLETVVYVDDESTDEDDNLPPPSSRSKNIGSKAKEIVSSNVVGLRPPKLGTWETDNKPFSIIDGLSTKSLYALIQEHQQLREQHQRAQTPDIKKEGSANSNNATLNGDELTLNELLNMSELEDDSPSHTDDMGSNSNGNSTVNNKSTNGHAADWYEVPKVPLSAFRNKGINAYEEDEYMLPTNSNRKAPIGYLGNERTRKKIDKMKELQRKKTEKKRQLKKKKKLLKIRKEREKAKKEQETMTLQLGVSGHDTPINNNNSNSDINTGTDFTTNENTPLNDLHTHTPDETSLSRNTSLTMGANTRKNSTKSVGLDEIHEILGKDGDDLLSVDNINDYDTQGNHAIEDTDADILASLTAPVQFDNTLDSENSNSMWRRRQSMVEAAAENLRFTKNGLFSESALADIEGIMGNDTNQPFEFNDVL from the coding sequence ATGGTAGGCAAAAAAAGTCCTCGAAAAAGTACGGTGAACCATAGCACACACTCCGGTAAACTACCGGCAAATATCAAAAGACTCATAAAAAAGGGTGAATCTAAAATGAATTTAAAACAGTCACCGCCTCCTATGCTAGGGACAACAAGGCCAAGGCGATTTAGTCTAATATACTCTTCAGAATCGTCTCTGAGTGACGTATCGGATTCCGACAAGAATAAAAGTACAAATCAAcataacaataaaaagaaagcaaagaaCATCTCAAATAACTCTCAAGGTAAGAAAAGTAAACTTATACAAAGGCAATCGgacaatgatgaagaaggaaCTGAATCCTCTGATTACCAAGTTATAACGAATGATGAAGAGAGTGAAAACACAGCAGTAAAAGACagcgaagaagaagacgataatgatgacgatgaagatgatgatagCGACAGTGACAGTGATAGTGACAGTGATAGTGAGACGAGTTCcgatgatgaaaatataGATTTTGTCAAACTAACAGCccagagaaagaaaagagcaatGAAAGCTTTATCTGCTATGAATACGAATAATACAACTGCCTTTTCCTCTCGCGATAACAgcaataaaataaaatctACTACAACATCTCCCAGTAAGCAACAGccacaaccacaaccacaGCAATCGCAAGCGCAAGATCAACAACCGAGAAGGAAGGAACCAGAAGGTCCAAATACTACCCAAAAGGCACTTGccttcaaattcaaaaaggaaGGAGATGGCATTAGTTTTGGTAACGGAAGCGAAGAGTATAATGAGGACATCGGCGAAGAAGTAttagaattgaaaaataaaaatggtaaagataacgaagaacaagaaacaagCCCCAAGGTCGCGTTGGGtaatgatgacgaattACGGTTTCCCAATATTTCCGAATCAGATGAATCAGAATACGATATTGACCAAGATGCATATTTCGACGTAATCAATAACGAAGACTCTCATGGAGAAATCGATACAGATTTAGAAACAGGAGATGACGATTTTCCTAttttagaagaagaagaacaaaatattGTCTCTGAACTGCAGAACGACGACCAACTGTCGTTTGACGGCAGTATACATGAAGAAGGATCTGATCCGGTGGATGATGCTGAAAATAAATTCTTACAAAACGAATACAATCAGGAAAACGGttacgatgaagaagacgacgaGGAAGACGAAATTATGTCTGATTTTGATATGCCTTTCTATGAAGATCCAAAATTTGCTAATCTCTATTACTATGGTGATGGTTCGGAACCAAAGTTGTCTTTAAGTACATCATTACCTCTAATGTTGaacgatgaaaaattatctaaattgaaaaagaaagaggcCAAAAAACGtgagcaagaagaaaggaaacaaaGACGAAAGCTTTATAAGAAGACGCAAAAACCAAGTACAAAGACCACTTCCAATGTTGATAACGATGAATATATCTTCgacgttttctttcaatccgatgatgaaaacggtgacaataacaacgccaagaaaaagaataagcaTAAATCGGAAAACAAAGACGCTATCAAGCATAAGGATAAAGGCCTACGCTTAATCGAACCGAACGATAAATCAGAACCGCCATTACACCATATGGGCCAGGGATCCAGGATGTCTGACTCTTCTGATGACGAATATGATAACATTTTATTGGATGTTGCCCACATGCCCTCTGATGATGAACACAGTGAATCTGAAGCATCCCATGATGCTGATACAGATGAGGAATTAAGGGCACTGGATTCAGATAGTCTGGACATCGGCACGGAGTTGGATGACTATTGCgaagacgacgatgatgacgacgacgacgactCCAGCGTTACAAATGTGTTCATTgatattgatgatttgGACCCTGATTCATTCTACTTCCATTACGACGACAGTGATGACTCTTCCTCTGTTTCAGGCTCTAACTCAGATCAGAAGAATCAAGACGAATCCAAAGATTGTAAACATGATCTACTGGAGACTGTAGTGTACGTTGATGACGAATCAacagatgaagatgacaatCTACCACCTCCAAGTTCTAGGTCTAAAAACATTGGTTCAAAGGCTAAAGAAATTGTAAGTTCAAACGTTGTTGGACTCCGTCCTCCCAAGTTAGGTACGTGGGAGACTGATAACAAACCGTTTAGTATCATCGATGGCCTTTCTACCAAGTCATTATATGCTCTAATCCAAGAACATCAACAGCTTCGCGAACAACATCAAAGAGCTCAAACTCCAGacatcaaaaaagaaggtagCGCTAACAGCAATAATGCTACCCTTAATGGGGATGAGTTAACACTTAATGAACTTTTGAATATGAGTGAACTGGAAGACGATTCACCATCCCATACAGACGATATGGGTAGTAATAGTAATGGAAATAGTACAGTCAATAACAAGAGTACTAATGGACATGCTGCGGATTGGTACGAGGTCCCCAAAGTTCCTTTATCTGCATTTAGAAATAAGGGCATCAACGcatatgaagaagatgaataTATGCTACCCACAAATTCCAATAGAAAGGCGCCCATTGGCTATCTTGGCAATGAAAGAACAAGGAAGAAGATTGACAAGATGAAAGAGTTGCAACGGAAGAAAACCGAAAAGAAACGAcagttaaagaaaaagaagaagcttttgaaaatcagaaaggaaagagaaaaggcaaaaaaagagcaagaaacTATGACGTTGCAATTAGGCGTCAGCGGACATGATACCCCCattaacaacaataacagtaATAGTGATATAAATACAGGAACAGATTTCACCACCAATGAAAATACTCCTTTGAATGATCTGCACACTCATACACCTGACGAGACATCGCTGTCTCGTAACACTAGTCTTACTATGGGCGCtaatacaagaaaaaattcaacaaAGAGTGTCGGTTTAGATGAGATTCATGAAATCTTGGGTAAAGACGGCGATGACTTGCTATCCGTGGACAATATAAACGACTACGATACACAAGGAAATCATGCAATTGAAGATACCGACGCCGACATTTTAGCATCGTTAACCGCTCCTGTTCAGTTTGATAATACACTGGACAGTGAAAACAGTAACTCTATGTGGAGAAGGAGACAGAGTATGGTAGAAGCAGCAGCTGAAAACCTTCGTTTTACCAAGAATGGTTTATTTAGTGAAAGTGCTTTAGCTGATATCGAGGGAATTATGGGTAATGACACCAACCAACCATTCGAGTTCAACGATGTCTTATAA
- the ECM22 gene encoding Ecm22p, whose product MTSTDDEHAGQERDAELIEIGGKRVSKTSTGKRKFHNKSKTGCDNCKRRRVKCDEGKPFCKKCTNMKLECVYSPIQPRRRKDSSTSKFGTIIEDGMDRKHLNGNTILLHQQQQKLYHQQEQEQLRQQQHVQLQQQLLPHVGTDEQANAPTNIAPSVSNNMETLLLPHLLANLVNNSNSNTNSNTNGGSELHNNLTQAVSNTMNNNNHANMTIPGNSPLNVPITPSFQSTAMNLSSSLNGLLSPGRLNSITSGMQQSQLPQQQSQLPQQPGTQSPFNNLPFDQLAQLNKMGLNFNMKSFNTLFPSGAANGIASEFQELFGLSKFATSNNRAIKVSTAEEALANMQQEQESKNKQFTKNPLDNTNTNIVHSDNNPLRENDNKVNGSDTLSNSKNLMIDNTSLSMSPTHTLTKATIDQTIASPSTGISNGTSTKSLLSITDNRASLRNSPTLKTSPMGDLLSHSETLSPRSSHSHAHQHSSPHSNTSSTSHLIPELVGLSRKSNLNLIDLKLFHHYCTEVWHTITEAGISGPEVWSTYIPDLAFHFPFLMHTILAFSATHLSRTEAGLDNYVSNHRLEALRLLREAVLEISEDNTDALVASALILILDSLANASSSSPTAWIFHVKGAVTILTAVWPLSETSKFYNLISVDLSDLGEAVVNQSNNTNDNDSSNSGVNNSNNNTISELVCFDEGIADLYPVEIDSPYLITLAYLDKLHREKNQLDFMLRVFSFPALLDRTFLALLMTGDLGAMRIMKSYYKLLRGYTTEIKDKVWFLDSVSQVLPQDVDEYSGGGGMHMMLDFLGGGLPSMTTTNFSAFM is encoded by the coding sequence atgacatcTACAGACGATGAGCATGCTGGGCAGGAAAGGGACGCTGAGTTGATTGAGATTGGAGGTAAGAGAGTAAGCAAGACTTCGACGGGCAAACGCAAGTTCCACAACAAGTCCAAGACTGGTTGCGACAATTGTAAAAGGAGAAGAGTGAAATGTGATGAAGGCAAGCCGTTTTGTAAGAAATGTACAAACATGAAATTGGAATGTGTGTATAGTCCCATAcaaccaagaagaagaaaagattcTTCGACATCAAAATTTGGTACCATCATCGAAGATGGAATGGACAGGAAGCATTTAAATGGTAATACAATCCTATTAcaccaacagcaacagaAGCTTTACCATCaacaagagcaagagcaaCTTCGTCAGCAACAGCACGTCCAACTACAGCAGCAGTTATTACCGCATGTAGGCACTGACGAGCAGGCTAATGCGCCAACTAACATCGCTCCGTCGGTATCCAACAATATGGAAACTCTTTTATTACCGCATCTGTTGGCAAATCTAGTAAACAACAGCAATAGTAATACTAACAGTAATACAAACGGTGGTAGCGAACTACACAACAATTTAACCCAAGCCGTGTCGAATACAATGAACAACAATAACCATGCAAACATGACCATACCGGGAAATTCGCCTTTGAATGTTCCAATAACGCCAAGTTTTCAATCAACAGCTATGAATTTGTCGAGCAGCCTTAACGGCTTATTATCACCAGGGAGGTTAAATTCTATAACAAGTGGAATGCAGCAGTCGCAGCttccacaacaacaatcgCAACTACCACAACAGCCAGGAACACAATCCCCGTTCAATAATCTTCCCTTTGACCAGTTGGCacaattgaataaaatgGGATTGAATTTCAATATGAAGAGTTTCAATACTTTATTTCCATCCGGCGCTGCTAACGGAATTGCTTCCGAGTTTCAAGAGTTATTTGGGTTAAGCAAGTTTGCCACATCTAACAATAGAGCCATCAAAGTCAGCACGGCAGAAGAAGCGTTGGCAAATAtgcaacaagaacaagagagtaaaaacaaacaattcACAAAGAATCCGCTGGACAATACCAACACAAATATCGTCCACTCAGACAACAACCCACTTCGAGAAAACGATAATAAAGTAAACGGTTCTGATACGCTCTCCAACAGCAAAAACTTGATGATTGACAATACAAGTCTTTCAATGAGTCCCACACACACGTTGACAAAAGCTACAATAGATCAAACAATTGCATCCCCTTCGACAGGAATATCTAATGGAACTTCTACGAAATCACTTTTGTCTATAACGGACAATAGAGCTTCTCTGAGGAATTCTCCCACCCTAAAAACATCACCAATGGGTGATCTATTGTCACACTCGGAAACTTTATCTCCACGCTCTTCACACTCTCACGCACACCAGCATTCCTCCCCTCATTCAAACACATCATCGACTTCACATCTAATTCCTGAATTAGTTGGCTTATCCAGAAAATCAAACCTAAACTTGATagatttgaaactttttcatcaCTACTGTACCGAAGTATGGCACACCATAACTGAAGCTGGCATTTCCGGCCCGGAAGTGTGGAGTACATACATTCCTGATTTGGCTTTCCATTTCCCCTTCTTAATGCATACGATTCTGGCCTTTAGTGCCACTCATTTATCAAGAACTGAAGCTGGCTTGGACAATTATGTATCTAATCACCGTTTAGAAGCATTAAGATTATTAAGGGAGGCTGTCTTGGAAATTTCTGAAGATAATACCGACGCTTTAGTGGCAAGTGCATTAATATTGATTTTGGATTCATTGGCAAATGCCTCGAGTAGTTCACCCACTGCATGGATTTTCCACGTCAAAGGTGCTGTGACTATCCTAACGGCAGTATGGCCCCTATCAGAAACTTCAAAGTTTTATAATTTAATTTCTGTGGACTTGAGTGATTTGGGAGAAGCCGTAGTCAATCAAAGTAACAATACCAACGATAATGACAGTAGTAATAGTGGTGTTAACAAcagcaataacaatacAATATCGGAACTGGTGTGCTTCGACGAAGGTATAGCAGATCTATATCCTGTAGAAATTGATTCTCCGTATTTGATAACATTAGCATATCTAGACAAATTGCAtcgtgaaaaaaatcaattagATTTCATGTTAAGAGTCTTTTCATTCCCTGCTCTTTTAGATAGGACGTTTCTAGCATTATTAATGACAGGAGATCTAGGCGCCATGAGAATAATGAAATCATATTATAAGCTGCTAAGAGGTTATACCACAGAAATAAAAGATAAGGTATGGTTCTTGGACAGCGTATCACAAGTATTACCACAAGATGTTGATGAGTACAGTGGAGGTGGTGGTATGCATATGATGTTGGATTTCTTAGGGGGCGGATTACCTTCCATGACCACCACAAACTTTTCAGCTTTTATGTAA
- the UCC1 gene encoding Ucc1p → MNQSDHSLMDLPLEIHLSLLEHVPIELRAVNKYFYVLHNYSYKEKSLAWIPEENDLWALIKPSLCQYINSLDPLRQYARQIIRNTVEPSPSVPLSVTTFIADSWYIVYNTLRYPGKIINNEWDKFGKNQDSAAVETNSSFNNRPKERTLMQSLTALPVDFWSRRKDEPTPVNVWFYVKNAHVARYIPKVVTEIGICNYGPKQIVASAGYINELITSEGIYCINLGHLPRLYNEQIFEGTGTTHLPLELRTIDRTDSDVCVNGDLVLLGYDFIPYEMTKPWLLFRIEQINGAESIFNYNECSLSYEFAWGLACLQSDENIKFPKDRISRRNFSYKPFKLIRTFVYKHPEQKQDLDREIALPNWNTPYLRR, encoded by the coding sequence ATGAATCAGAGCGATCACAGCCTGATGGATTTACCATTAGAAATCCATTTATCATTACTAGAACACGTGCCGATTGAGCTCCGAGCAGTtaacaaatatttttacGTTTTGCATAACTATAGCTATAAAGAGAAGAGTTTGGCGTGGATACCTGAAGAAAACGACCTATGGGCCCTTATCAAGCCCTCGTTGTGTCAATACATCAATAGTTTGGACCCGCTAAGGCAGTACGCTAGACAGATTATCAGAAATACGGTAGAACCAAGTCCTAGTGTGCCGCTTTCCGTGACCACGTTCATCGCAGATTCGTGGTATATAGTGTATAACACGTTGCGATATCCTGGAAAGATAATCAACAACGAATGGGACAAATTTGGCAAAAATCAAGACTCAGCTGCGGTGGAAACCAACAGCAGCTTTAATAATCGGCCCAAGGAGAGAACCCTCATGCAGTCATTGACTGCGTTACCTGTCGACTTTTGGtccagaagaaaagatgaaCCAACACCAGTAAACGTTTGGTTTTATGTGAAAAACGCGCATGTTGCCAGATACATACCAAAAGTCGTTACTGAAATAGGGATATGCAACTACGGGCCGAAGCAAATCGTGGCTAGTGCAGGTTACATCAACGAGCTGATCACATCGGAGGGAATATATTGTATTAATCTGGGGCATCTGCCTAGACTATACAACGAACAAATTTTTGAGGGTACGGGTACAACGCATCTTCCCCTGGAGTTGAGAACCATTGATAGAACGGATTCAGATGTTTGTGTTAATGGCGATTTAGTACTGTTAGGTTATGACTTTATTCCGTACGAAATGACTAAACCGTGGTTGCTCTTTAGAATTGAGCAGATAAATGGTGCTGAATCCATATTCAACTATAACGAGTGCTCTTTGTCATATGAGTTTGCATGGGGTTTAGCGTGTTTACAATCTGACGAAAACATCAAATTTCCCAAGGACAGAATAAGCCGGCGCAATTTCTCTTATAAGCCCTTCAAGTTAATAAGAACCTTTGTTTACAAGCATCCGGAACAAAAGCAAGATCTCGATCGAGAAATAGCATTACCCAATTGGAATACACCTTATCTTCGAAGATGA
- the CDC42 gene encoding Rho family GTPase CDC42, whose protein sequence is MQTLKCVVVGDGAVGKTCLLISYTTNQFPADYVPTVFDNYAVTVMIGDEPYTLGLFDTAGQEDYDRLRPLSYPSTDVFLVCFSVISPPSFENVKEKWFPEVHHHCPGVPCLVVGTQIDLRDDKVIIEKLQRQRLRPITPEQGSRLARELKAVKYVECSALTQRGLKNVFDEAIVAALEPPVIKKSKKCTIL, encoded by the coding sequence ATGCAGACTCTAAAATGTGTTGTCGTCGGTGATGGTGCCGTTGGTAAAACATGTCTATTAATTTCCTATACAACGAATCAATTTCCAGCCGACTATGTTCCAACAGTGTTTGATAACTATGCGGTAACCGTGATGATCGGTGATGAGCCGTACACGCTAGGTTTGTTCGATACTGCCGGTCAGGAGGATTACGATCGATTGAGACCTTTGTCGTACCCTTCCACTGATgtctttttggtttgtttCAGTGTAATTTCCCCACCTTCCTTTGAAaatgttaaagaaaaatggttCCCTGAAGTACATCACCATTGTCCTGGTGTGCCATGCCTAGTCGTTGGTACGCAAATCGATTTAAGAGATGACAAAGTGATCATCGAGAAACTACAAAGACAAAGATTACGTCCAATTACACCAGAACAAGGTTCCAGATTAGCAAGAGAATTAAAGGCTGTAAAATACGTCGAATGTTCGGCACTAACACAACGTGGTTTGAAGAACGTGTTTGATGAGGCTATCGTGGCTGCGTTAGAGCCTCCTGTTAtcaagaaaagtaaaaagtGTACCATTTTATAG